Part of the Flammeovirga agarivorans genome is shown below.
ATCTGTCGGACGAGCATCATAAAACTGTCTTGCCAAACGTTTGGCATTTCTTAGATCTCGACTGTATACTTCTTCAATTACAATTCCTTGATCTTCTAATGCTAGTCCCAAATGTGAAGCAACTTTACCGGCTCCAATTAAAGTGACTCTTTTCATTTATACAATAAATTCATGGCCCTTATTAGGAATAACAACATTATTGTATCCTAGAGCCTCAATTCTATTTTTAAACGCTTCCATAGATTCTTCTTCACCGTGGTTTAAGAAGATCTGCTTCACTTTATTTTTGTCTTGTTGAGTGATAAAGTGTTCAAGATCTTTGACATCACCATGTCCACTAAAAGAATCTGTTTGTTCGATTTTACAATGAATAGTATGTTCTTCTGAACCAATACGAAGTGACCCTTCATTGTCGCGGAGTCTAGCTCCCAAAGTACCTTCTGCTGAGAAACCAACCATCAAGACAGTAGCATAAGGGTTCCCCATATTAGCTTGAATATGATGTTGAATACGTCCTCCTTCTAACATACCAGAAGAAGAAATGATAATACAAGGCTCGTTATAATTTGAAATAGCCTTACTATCATTTTGTTTCTGAAGGTATTCTATATTTTCAAAATTGAAAAGACTATCATAATCCTCCATAAAATCTTTCGCTTCTTTATTTAAAAGGTGCTTTGAGTTTTCATAGATACGATTACTTTGCATCGCCAATGGGCTATCTGCAAATATTTTTATTGGAGGCAATTTACCTTCAACAAAAAGTTTGTGTAGCTCAAACAATACGGCTTGTGTTCTACCAATACTAAATGCTGGAATGATCAAGCGCCCAGGCATATCCACACAAGTACGTTGAATAACGTCTTGAAGATCTTTAGTAGAATCACTTATTTGAGAGTGTTCACGGTTACCGTAAGTAGTTTCACAAACTACATAATCTGCTTCAGGAACTTCACTCGGATCATTTAATAGTGGATAATCTTGACGTCCAATATCACCAGAGAATAAAAAGGTTTTTCTTTCCCCATTATCGTCAATCTCTAGATAAACATGTGCAGCACCCAATAAGTGTCCCGCAGGCAAGAAAGTTACCCATACTCCGGGCTTAATATTAAATCGTCTACTAAATTGGATAGGTACTACCTCTTGCATAGTGGCAGATACATCACTTTCAGTATAAAGGTTTTCTGGAATAAAAGAGTATTGTTCTACAGATTGTCCTTTAGATTTTTTCTTATTGTAAGCCTTAAGTTTTCTCTGATTAATACGCGCAGAGTCCTCTAGCAAAATTTGTGTAAGTGATGCTGTTGCAGACGTACAAAGAATTTGTCCTTCGTATCCTTCCTTATATAAATTCGGTAATTTACCGGAGTGATCTAAATGTGCATGGGTTACCACTACCAAATTGACCAAAGAAACATCAAATGGAAAAGCCGAATTGGGGTAGAGTGGATCAGCCTCAGAAAGGTTGGCCATATCTATACCACAATCAATCAAAATTTGATAGCCATCGTCTAAAGTTAACAAGGCCATACTTCCAGTTACTTGCTGTGCTGCTCCCCAAAAAGTGAGTCTCATTTTATATTTATATGAAATAGTGGATACGAACTGTCTCCAAAGTTAGCATCAAAACATTTATATTAAGAGAATTTTTTTTGAATTTTTTCTTTAACTCTTGATGCTGAGTAATTTTATTTTTGATGCTTCAGAGAACGAAACGTTTCATCAAGGTAAACTTAACACGTAAAACTCCTTTTTGTTGCAGATACAAGTGATCTTCTGTGATATGCAAGGTATCAAATTACCTCATCATACCGATACTTTTTTAGATTGATTATAGATAGTGAATTAGATTAATTGTTTGATTTCTAATGAAAAATGACATTTATTAAATCTTAAAACGTATCAATTATTCATCATTTTTCGTTAATTTAAAAGCACCAATTTTGATTATACAGACACTATTTTATTAAATGAAACAATTTTTTATCTTATTATCCTTTGCCCTACTAACGATTTCATGTGCTAATAATGGATTGGTGACAAGTCATTTCCCAGTGGGAGTATATGAGGTAGACGGTGTACAAAACCTTAGGGTTGAGTTTACCGGAGACACAAAATGTTATGTAGAGGAAATAATAGATGGTAACAAAACCATGTATCGTTGTGATTATATACTAATCGAACATAATGAACGATCGATATATAGAGTATCCTACCGCCAAAAAATTATGGAAGGTTGTGAGACTGGAAAAGCTTTGAATATCGTTGGAAACGAAGGAGTGTTATTTCATCGTGAACAATTAAGACCATCTTGTTGGCAATTGGATTGTTCTCAAAATGAATTAACTAGATTGAATTATTAAAAAAATATAAATCTTTTAGTATTCGTTCTGTTAGAATGCATACAGTTTACGAAGATCTAAAATGTCACACTGAATTTATTCTCAGTGTGACATTTTTTTATTCCATCATTTTTATCCTTATCGTACTTGATCATAGGCAATTGGAATGTCTATAGAAGATGATAATGTTTTAAAATTATTGACAGATGCTTCAAATTCTGGTAAATCTCCAAGTAAGCTATCTATTAAATTTTTAAAGAGTTGCTGATAATTCGATTGATTCAGATGCTTTGAAAGTAGAGGTAAAATTTCACTCCCTTGATCATTTAAAAGTGTTAAGGAATATTCTTGATCTTGATTGACAGAAATACAATAATCAAACTTTTCGCCATTGGGTTGTCTTTCATTTTTTCTCACATAGACTTCTTCATACAAAGCAAAACGAATGAGAGGGTTAAAGAAATGATCCATAAAAAGTGACATACCGTCTTCTTTATCGATAGAAGATATATTGAATATCAATACAGGATCTTGTTTATAATTTTGATCAATGATACGTTGAGTTGCTTCACTGCTAGAAGTAAACTTTATATATTCTTTATTTTTATAAAATTTTCCACGAAAGAAAATATCCTCCTCGTAATCAGGAATATCATGTTGACTTGTATCCACAACAATTAGATGATCTTCATTCCAAATTTTATTAAAATCACCAAAAATGACCAAGCCAGATTTTTCATCATAAAAGTTTAATATTCCATTGCCATCCTTTAATAAATATTGCCCTTCTTTAGTATACTGAGAGAGTTCACCACTTTTATTAATGATATGTCGATATTCTGAATAACGGCTTCTTTTCAACTTCTTTGTTAAAGGAGAATGGTAGCTTGTGAAATGGTAGACGTATGGGAAGTCATTTAGTTTAGATTGAATAGAATCAGCAATACCTAGATTCAAAATTTCCTTTACATCAAGATCGTTGTTGCTTGAATAATTCTCAAACTTTCTCTTCTTACTAAACGTTTTATTCTCTGGGATATCTAATACCTTATTACCAGAGTTATCGTAATAAGTCCATAATCCATCTTTCTTTCTATCTACAAAGTGCCCTTCTTTTTTCACTCTACCATTAGGGTAAAATTCTTGGTATAAACCATCTTTCTTATATCCTTTAAGGTCTTTCGTAGAATATTCTTTATGCAATTGACCTGTTGAAAGGTAAGATATGCTATGATTATATTTCTCTCCAATTTTAGATACAGTGCCTTGATAATAGGCTACTTCTCTAGTATATGTTGGGTACATATTTTTAGTGAGGAGGTAAGGAGTATTTAACTCAAAATCATAGTATTTTCTTTCGAAAGCATATTGGAAGTAGACAACATACCGAACTAGTTTATCTTCTTGAATTTTACCTCTAAACAACCCCTTTTCCCATTTTGGTTGAATGTGATTAAATACTCTAAGGGCTTCATTTTCGAATATTGTGTTGGATGAATTTTGAATTTTTACGTTTTTGGTATTCCCTTCATCATCAATTTTAAAACTTAGCCTCACATAACCCATCAATTGTTTATTAATTGCATTTGGAGGGTAAACGATATTTTTCATGATGAGATTATTTAAAGCGGACATGCCCATCACCGGCTTAGGTTTTTCATATAATCGAGTATATTCTTTCTGTTGATTGTTCTCCGTATATCTAATACCTTTTACCAGCTTCTTGTTCTTCCATACTTCTTCAAAAGTGATATTCCCTAGGCTATCATAACCTATCCATTGTCCTATTTTATAGCCGTCTTTATACTGTCCTTTTACTTTAACCATTTCAGTATTGTCCTCCCAATACTTTATAAAAGGGCCATTTCCGTTAGTAATCAGTTGTTTACCATTGGGATCGTAAAACTCTACTAATTTACCCTTACCTAACTCCACTAAAGGGTAAGCAGTCAGATCCATTAATTTCCCATTTTCATAGTACGTTTTACAAGGTCCATATTTTCTTCGGTTTAGAATTTCTCCATCAAAGGCAAGGTTCCCATTCTTATGCCATTGTTTGTACTTTCCTTCTTTTACTAAACCTATACTGTCTGAAGAGTAAAAAGAAGAATATTTATACCCTTTTTTAAAATTATTGATGTTATTGAGATATAACTCCTTTTTCGCATCATATTGAATTCTCTGCATAAATGATGCTTCAGTAATATTTTCTGTTTTGTTAAAAAGGCTATCAAAAAATACAATCTTATTGGATTGTGCATAGATAGAACTGATGAAAAAATATAAAGGTATAAGAATAAATAGTTGCTTCTTGAACATGTTGGTGTGTTTTAATGAAAGTAGTCTCTTAAAATTAGTAAAAAACATCAAAAGTCAAACATATAAATATGTGACAAATGATGTTTTTCGTACCAACTGCTAATATTTTAATCTTCTAATTCCTTTTTCAAGTTCCACTAATAAATAAAGAACGGCGGATAAACCGATAATCCAAGCCCAGTCGTAAGGAGTGATAGGCGTACTACCAAAAATAGAATTAATGGCAGGGGAGTAGGTGAAAATTAACTGAAGTAATATCATAATAATTACACCACCGATAAGACAAGGATTACTGAAAAAGCCTATTTTGAATACAGAATGTCTTAACGATCGGGTATTGAATAGATAGAATAACTCTCCAAATACAATCAAATTGACACAAATAGTTCGAGCTTTTTCTTCTTGAATTCCTTGATCCATAAGCATGTCAAATAGGAAATATATAGATGCAACTAAATAGAGGCTGACCCAAGTAATTCTAAAAAGCATCTGATGCGTAAGAATTGGTGTATTCGGAGGCTGAGGAGGTCTATTCATGCAACTAATTTCTTGCTTTTCAAAAGCTAAGGTTGCACCTAAAAATATGGCCGTTGACATATTAATCCATAAAATCTGAAGTGGTGTTATCGGTAACATCAAGCCGAGTAAAGAAGCAACTAAAATAACAAGGCCTTCAGTTACATTGGTAGGAATCGTCCAGATAATAAATTTAATTAGATTGTCAAATACGTTCCTTCCTTCTTCAATAGCATCTTTGATAGTGGAGAAGTTATCATCGGTAAGAATCATATCGGAAGTTTCTTTGGCGACTTCCGTACCACTTAGTCCCATTGCAATACCAATATTTGCTTGTCTTAAAGCGGGAGCGTCATTCACTCCATCACCCGTCATTGCAACAATATTGTTTTTCTCTTGCAAAGCTTTGATTAGTATGAGTTTTTGATGAGGATTGACTCTTGCGAAGACTTGTTTATCATCGATAATCTCCGATAATTCTTTTTGATTGAGGTCTTTTAATTCTTCTCCTGTGATACTAAAAGATGCATCATTATTATTGATGATCCCCAATTGATGTGCAATTGAAGTTGCTGTAATCTGATGGTCACCAGTAATCATTTTCACCTCAATACCTGCTTGATGACACACTTCTACAGCAGAGATTGCTTCAGGTCTAGGCGGATCTATCATTGCTTGAAATCCTAAAAAGGTCAGGTCGGTATCCACATCTTCATGGTCTATATCTCTTTTTTTAAGGACCTCTTTTTTACAAAAAGCAAGAACTCTCAACCCATCTTTAGCAAACAAAACTAATTTCTTCTGAATTTTATCATGTTCAATAGATGAAGTCTTCCCATTTTGATCTAATATGTTTTTACATCTTGGAAGTAACTTTTCAGGAGAGCCTTTAATATAGATTATCTGACTATTGCCATTTTGATATAAGGAAGCCATATATTGGTATTCAGATTCAAAAGGAATTTCATCAATAAGAGAATAACTTTTTCTTACTTGATGAAGGGGAATTCCACATTTTATCCCTGAAGTAATTAATGCTCCTTCTGTTGGATCACCTTCAATTTTCCAAGTACCTTTTTCCTGAATAAGGTTTGAAGCGTTACAAAGTACTCCAGCTAAGAGAGTTTCAAATAAAGCTTTTGAACAATGTACATCTACTTTTTTATCATCTAAACTGATTTCTCCAAAAGGGGAATATCCTACACCTGAGAGTGAATAAACTGTATGGGCAGCCATTATTTTCTGAACAGTCATCTCATTTTGTGTGAGTGTTCCTGTTTTATCAGAACATATTACTGTAGTGCTTCCTAAAGTTTCTACTGCAGGTAACTTTCGAATAATAGCTTTTCTTTTGGCCATCCTAGAAACCCCGATGGCTAAGGTAATCGTAACAACAGCAGGTAAACCTTCAGGAATTGCTCCAACAGCCAAAGCTACTCCTTCCATTAGTACATTGACAATGGAATGTCCTCTGTATAGCCCTGAGAGTATGGCAATACTGGCTAAACCAAGAATTA
Proteins encoded:
- a CDS encoding MBL fold metallo-hydrolase RNA specificity domain-containing protein — translated: MRLTFWGAAQQVTGSMALLTLDDGYQILIDCGIDMANLSEADPLYPNSAFPFDVSLVNLVVVTHAHLDHSGKLPNLYKEGYEGQILCTSATASLTQILLEDSARINQRKLKAYNKKKSKGQSVEQYSFIPENLYTESDVSATMQEVVPIQFSRRFNIKPGVWVTFLPAGHLLGAAHVYLEIDDNGERKTFLFSGDIGRQDYPLLNDPSEVPEADYVVCETTYGNREHSQISDSTKDLQDVIQRTCVDMPGRLIIPAFSIGRTQAVLFELHKLFVEGKLPPIKIFADSPLAMQSNRIYENSKHLLNKEAKDFMEDYDSLFNFENIEYLQKQNDSKAISNYNEPCIIISSSGMLEGGRIQHHIQANMGNPYATVLMVGFSAEGTLGARLRDNEGSLRIGSEEHTIHCKIEQTDSFSGHGDVKDLEHFITQQDKNKVKQIFLNHGEEESMEAFKNRIEALGYNNVVIPNKGHEFIV
- a CDS encoding TonB family protein, which gives rise to MFKKQLFILIPLYFFISSIYAQSNKIVFFDSLFNKTENITEASFMQRIQYDAKKELYLNNINNFKKGYKYSSFYSSDSIGLVKEGKYKQWHKNGNLAFDGEILNRRKYGPCKTYYENGKLMDLTAYPLVELGKGKLVEFYDPNGKQLITNGNGPFIKYWEDNTEMVKVKGQYKDGYKIGQWIGYDSLGNITFEEVWKNKKLVKGIRYTENNQQKEYTRLYEKPKPVMGMSALNNLIMKNIVYPPNAINKQLMGYVRLSFKIDDEGNTKNVKIQNSSNTIFENEALRVFNHIQPKWEKGLFRGKIQEDKLVRYVVYFQYAFERKYYDFELNTPYLLTKNMYPTYTREVAYYQGTVSKIGEKYNHSISYLSTGQLHKEYSTKDLKGYKKDGLYQEFYPNGRVKKEGHFVDRKKDGLWTYYDNSGNKVLDIPENKTFSKKRKFENYSSNNDLDVKEILNLGIADSIQSKLNDFPYVYHFTSYHSPLTKKLKRSRYSEYRHIINKSGELSQYTKEGQYLLKDGNGILNFYDEKSGLVIFGDFNKIWNEDHLIVVDTSQHDIPDYEEDIFFRGKFYKNKEYIKFTSSSEATQRIIDQNYKQDPVLIFNISSIDKEDGMSLFMDHFFNPLIRFALYEEVYVRKNERQPNGEKFDYCISVNQDQEYSLTLLNDQGSEILPLLSKHLNQSNYQQLFKNLIDSLLGDLPEFEASVNNFKTLSSSIDIPIAYDQVR
- a CDS encoding cation-translocating P-type ATPase, which gives rise to MNTIQHYHLLSERQVIDRLESDKHKGLTLEEADKRLWIYGENKLTPPKGEPPWKIFLKQFQQPLIYILIVAGIGVGFLGEWIEMGVILGVVLINAIIGYFQEVKALKAIQALSKNLKEHCLVLRDGNKQSIDTHQLVPGDIIFLKAGDRVPADVRILEAKELKIDESALTGESLPTTKNCGTFLKEKGIGDQSNMAFSTTLVTFGTATALVVATADQTEIGKINKLIAHADVLVTPLTEKIEYFSKILLWIILGLASIAILSGLYRGHSIVNVLMEGVALAVGAIPEGLPAVVTITLAIGVSRMAKRKAIIRKLPAVETLGSTTVICSDKTGTLTQNEMTVQKIMAAHTVYSLSGVGYSPFGEISLDDKKVDVHCSKALFETLLAGVLCNASNLIQEKGTWKIEGDPTEGALITSGIKCGIPLHQVRKSYSLIDEIPFESEYQYMASLYQNGNSQIIYIKGSPEKLLPRCKNILDQNGKTSSIEHDKIQKKLVLFAKDGLRVLAFCKKEVLKKRDIDHEDVDTDLTFLGFQAMIDPPRPEAISAVEVCHQAGIEVKMITGDHQITATSIAHQLGIINNNDASFSITGEELKDLNQKELSEIIDDKQVFARVNPHQKLILIKALQEKNNIVAMTGDGVNDAPALRQANIGIAMGLSGTEVAKETSDMILTDDNFSTIKDAIEEGRNVFDNLIKFIIWTIPTNVTEGLVILVASLLGLMLPITPLQILWINMSTAIFLGATLAFEKQEISCMNRPPQPPNTPILTHQMLFRITWVSLYLVASIYFLFDMLMDQGIQEEKARTICVNLIVFGELFYLFNTRSLRHSVFKIGFFSNPCLIGGVIIMILLQLIFTYSPAINSIFGSTPITPYDWAWIIGLSAVLYLLVELEKGIRRLKY